Proteins from one Chelonia mydas isolate rCheMyd1 chromosome 14, rCheMyd1.pri.v2, whole genome shotgun sequence genomic window:
- the LOC119567670 gene encoding olfactory receptor 5V1-like, which translates to MVSPEQGNQTSITEFILLGFGTLPELQILLFLLFLVIYIATMAGNILIVTLVVTHQHLHTPMYFFLGNLSCLETFYTSTLLPRMLASLLTALINFSCNDPHVMEMLAFTLILIFSLLPFLFTLMSYICIIATILRIPSTTGRQKAFSTCSSHLIVVTIFYGTLLTVYIFPITNTLSDFKKVISVFYTVLTPLVNPIIYSLRNKEVKEALMKTWRKCSF; encoded by the exons ATGGTGAGCCCGGAACAGGGAAATCAAACGTCCATCACAGAATTCATCCTCTTGGGATTTGGGACTCTCCCTGAACTGCAAATCCTTCTTTTCCTGCTATTTCTTGTGATCTACATTGCAACCATGGCCGGGAACATCCTCATCGTGACCTTAGTTGTGACTCatcagcaccttcacacccccatgtacttcttcctgggaaacttgtcctgcttggagaccttCTACACCTCGACCCTCCTGCCCaggatgctggccagtctcctgactg CCCTGATAAATTTCTCCTGTAATGATCCTCACGTGATGGAAATGTTGGCTTTCACACTCATCTTGATTTTCTCACTGCTCCCATTCCTATTTACCTTGATGTCCTACATCTGTATCATTGCaaccatcctgagaatcccttccaccaccgggaggcaaaaggccttttccacctgctcttCCCACCTCATTGTGGTGACCATTTTTTATGGAACTCTGCTAACTGTCTATATATTCCCAATAACCAACACACTGAGTGACTTCAAGAAAGTTATCTCTGTCTTCTACACTGTCCTGACTCCCCTGGTCAATCccatcatctacagcctgagaaataAAGAGGTCAAGGAGGCCCTGATGAAAACttggagaaaatgcagcttttga